A portion of the Cyanobium sp. PCC 7001 genome contains these proteins:
- a CDS encoding DUF3307 domain-containing protein has protein sequence MAVPLLMAHPLAMAIPGSGAAVPTALNLLLLLAMGHFLGDFALQSDRMALEKCPQARGVLPWGWWMAAHGGIHGFLVAVLTGVPLLGLAEWVAHVCIDLGKCRRLYRIGIDQALHLACKLIWVALVA, from the coding sequence ATGGCCGTTCCCCTGCTGATGGCCCATCCCCTGGCGATGGCCATCCCCGGGTCGGGGGCAGCGGTGCCGACGGCGCTCAACCTGCTGTTGCTGCTCGCCATGGGGCACTTCCTGGGGGATTTCGCCCTGCAGAGCGACCGCATGGCTCTGGAGAAGTGCCCCCAGGCCCGTGGCGTGCTGCCCTGGGGCTGGTGGATGGCCGCCCATGGCGGCATCCACGGCTTCCTGGTGGCGGTGCTCACCGGCGTGCCCCTGCTGGGCCTGGCGGAGTGGGTGGCCCATGTGTGCATCGACCTGGGCAAGTGCCGCCGCCTCTACCGGATCGGCATCGACCAGGCCCTGCATCTGGCCTGCAAGCTGATCTGGGTGGCGCTGGTGGCCTGA
- a CDS encoding FecR family protein encodes MPVVHLQPGPTLTVRGQARLLLPGVALLGVLLLGAPEGVQASRPLPKVADVPSRPAFVRPPGDQERSARVGQRLPGRSLLRTQRPGRMQVDLPNGRSFRLGGDAVVRLSASALDLERGQLIAWINPGRQGGGPLRVRTRVGTASIEGTTVFLEVEAERVLVFSWEGRVRVTLEPEGAGKAEDVWLASGEQLTYQNGAWQPPRRLGREEAQRRRRSSILLNGFTAAMPTLPVIEQELEALEPAGPDGR; translated from the coding sequence ATGCCGGTTGTCCACCTGCAGCCCGGGCCCACCCTCACGGTGCGGGGCCAGGCCCGCCTGCTTCTCCCTGGTGTGGCGCTGCTCGGTGTGCTGCTGCTTGGCGCACCCGAGGGGGTGCAGGCCTCCCGGCCCCTGCCCAAGGTGGCCGATGTTCCCTCCCGGCCTGCCTTCGTGCGGCCGCCCGGTGATCAGGAGCGGTCCGCCAGGGTGGGCCAGCGGCTGCCGGGGCGCTCCCTGCTGCGCACCCAGCGCCCGGGGCGCATGCAGGTGGATCTTCCCAATGGCCGCAGCTTTCGCCTCGGTGGTGATGCGGTGGTGCGTCTCAGCGCCTCGGCCCTGGATCTGGAGCGCGGGCAGCTGATCGCCTGGATCAACCCTGGCCGCCAGGGGGGCGGTCCGTTGCGGGTGCGCACGCGTGTCGGCACCGCCTCGATCGAGGGCACCACCGTGTTCCTGGAGGTGGAGGCCGAGCGGGTGCTGGTGTTCAGCTGGGAGGGGCGGGTGCGGGTGACCCTCGAGCCGGAGGGGGCAGGCAAGGCCGAAGACGTGTGGCTCGCCAGCGGTGAGCAGCTCACCTACCAGAACGGGGCCTGGCAACCGCCGCGCCGCCTGGGACGGGAGGAGGCGCAGCGCCGGCGCCGCTCCAGCATCCTGCTGAACGGCTTCACGGCGGCCATGCCCACCCTGCCCGTGATCGAGCAGGAGCTGGAGGCGCTGGAGCCGGCGGGGCCGGATGGGCGCTGA
- the speA gene encoding biosynthetic arginine decarboxylase codes for MVLTITPSTWTAEDGSSLYGLDRWGDPYFSVNGRGHVMVQPRGDRGGSLDLVELVRELQGRDLTLPLLIRFDDILEDRLERLHAAFERAIAQYGYTGRYQGVFPVKCNQQRHVVEQLVESGRRWHFGLEAGSKAELLIALSLVDDPEALLICNGYKDRRYIETAILARRLGRQPVVVIEQADEVERIIHASRELGAAPLIGVRAKLSSRSTGRWGSSVGERAKFGLSVPDLLATVEALRQAGLLPELRLLHFHIGSQINDIAVLKDALQEAGQIYGELTRLGAPMGYLDVGGGLGIDYDGSRTATAASKNYSLQNYANDVVATVRECCEPHGVPLPTLVSESGRAIASHFSVLIFDVLGTAGPPAAVPAVQAEEPLMVRNLRDTFATIHATAEATAQATAEGATCCDALQEAWNDAIKFKDDALSAFRLGYLNLPQRAVAEQLTWACAEAIAGQLAQLPPGTPIPEQLQALQAGLASTYYANLSVFRSAPDTWAIDQLFPVLPIQRLDEAPTGLGSFADLTCDSDGKLTRFIGRGQEKSLLELHPPRPGEPYWVGLFLAGAYQEVMGNLHNLFGSTNAAHIRLGPGGNYLVDHVVRGDTNAEVLQVMEHDPRQLLERLRLASEEAIGRGQLAISDARRLMAHLESSLGQTTYLQS; via the coding sequence ATGGTGCTCACCATCACCCCCAGCACCTGGACCGCGGAGGACGGCTCCAGCCTCTACGGGCTCGACCGCTGGGGTGATCCCTATTTCTCGGTGAATGGGCGCGGCCACGTGATGGTGCAGCCCCGCGGTGACCGGGGCGGCTCGCTCGATCTGGTGGAGCTGGTGCGGGAGCTGCAGGGGCGGGACCTGACGCTGCCGCTGCTGATCCGCTTCGACGACATCCTGGAGGACAGGCTCGAACGGCTGCACGCCGCCTTCGAACGGGCCATCGCCCAGTACGGCTACACCGGGCGGTACCAGGGCGTGTTCCCGGTGAAGTGCAACCAACAGCGCCACGTGGTGGAGCAGCTGGTGGAGAGCGGCCGCCGCTGGCACTTCGGGCTGGAGGCCGGCAGCAAGGCCGAACTGCTGATCGCCCTCTCCCTGGTGGACGATCCCGAGGCGCTGCTGATCTGCAACGGCTACAAGGACCGGCGCTACATCGAAACGGCGATCCTGGCCCGCCGGCTCGGCCGCCAGCCGGTGGTGGTGATCGAGCAGGCCGACGAGGTGGAGCGCATCATCCACGCCAGCCGGGAGCTGGGTGCCGCGCCCCTGATCGGGGTGCGGGCGAAGCTCTCGAGCCGCAGCACCGGCCGCTGGGGCAGCTCGGTGGGGGAACGGGCCAAGTTCGGGCTCTCCGTGCCGGACCTGCTGGCCACGGTGGAGGCCCTGCGCCAGGCGGGTCTGCTGCCCGAACTGCGGCTTCTGCACTTCCACATCGGCAGCCAGATCAACGACATCGCCGTGCTCAAGGACGCCCTGCAGGAGGCCGGGCAGATCTATGGGGAGCTCACCCGGCTGGGAGCGCCGATGGGCTACCTGGATGTGGGCGGCGGCCTGGGGATCGATTACGACGGCAGCCGCACCGCCACCGCCGCCTCCAAGAACTACTCCCTTCAGAACTACGCCAACGACGTGGTGGCCACGGTGCGGGAGTGCTGCGAACCCCATGGCGTGCCCCTGCCCACGCTGGTGAGCGAGAGCGGCCGGGCGATCGCCAGCCACTTCTCCGTTCTGATCTTCGATGTGCTGGGCACGGCTGGACCGCCCGCGGCCGTGCCGGCGGTCCAGGCCGAAGAACCCCTGATGGTGCGCAACCTGCGGGACACCTTCGCCACCATCCACGCCACGGCTGAGGCAACGGCACAGGCAACGGCAGAGGGCGCCACCTGCTGCGACGCCCTGCAGGAAGCCTGGAACGATGCGATCAAGTTCAAGGACGACGCCCTCTCGGCCTTCCGGCTCGGCTATCTGAACCTGCCGCAACGGGCGGTGGCGGAACAGCTCACCTGGGCCTGCGCCGAAGCCATCGCCGGCCAGCTCGCCCAGCTGCCGCCGGGCACCCCCATCCCGGAGCAGCTGCAGGCCCTGCAGGCGGGGCTGGCCAGCACCTACTACGCCAACCTCTCCGTGTTCCGCTCCGCGCCGGACACCTGGGCCATCGATCAGCTGTTCCCGGTGCTGCCGATCCAGCGGCTGGACGAGGCCCCCACGGGACTGGGCAGCTTTGCCGATCTCACCTGCGACTCCGACGGCAAACTGACCCGCTTCATCGGCCGCGGCCAGGAGAAGAGCCTGCTGGAACTGCACCCGCCCCGGCCGGGGGAGCCCTACTGGGTGGGGCTGTTCCTGGCGGGCGCCTACCAGGAGGTGATGGGCAACCTCCACAACCTCTTCGGCAGCACCAATGCGGCGCACATCCGCCTCGGTCCCGGCGGTAACTACCTCGTGGACCATGTGGTGCGGGGCGACACCAATGCCGAGGTGCTGCAGGTGATGGAGCACGATCCCCGGCAGCTGCTGGAGCGGCTGCGGCTGGCCAGTGAGGAGGCGATCGGCCGGGGCCAGCTGGCCATCAGCGACGCGCGCCGCCTGATGGCCCATCTGGAAAGCAGCCTGGGGCAGACCACCTACCTGCAGTCCTGA
- the ndk gene encoding nucleoside-diphosphate kinase, which produces MAAERTFIAIKPDGVQRGLVGEILGRFERKGFKLVGLKQLTPSRELAENHYGVHRERPFFAGLVDFITSGPVVAMVWEGDGVIASARKLIGATKPLEAEPGTIRGDLAINIGRNVIHGSDAPETAAFEIGLWFQPSELSDWTPSDQGWRTEG; this is translated from the coding sequence ATGGCCGCCGAACGCACCTTCATCGCCATCAAGCCGGATGGCGTGCAGCGCGGCCTGGTGGGGGAGATCCTGGGCCGCTTCGAGCGCAAGGGCTTCAAGCTGGTGGGCCTCAAGCAGCTCACCCCCAGCCGTGAGCTGGCCGAGAACCACTACGGCGTGCACCGGGAGCGCCCCTTCTTCGCCGGGCTGGTGGACTTCATCACCTCCGGTCCCGTGGTGGCGATGGTGTGGGAGGGCGATGGGGTGATCGCCAGCGCCCGCAAGCTGATCGGCGCCACCAAGCCCCTGGAGGCCGAGCCCGGCACCATCCGCGGGGATCTGGCCATCAACATCGGCCGCAACGTGATCCACGGCTCCGATGCTCCCGAAACGGCCGCGTTCGAGATCGGCCTCTGGTTCCAGCCCTCGGAACTGAGCGACTGGACCCCCTCCGACCAGGGCTGGCGCACCGAGGGCTGA
- the alaS gene encoding alanine--tRNA ligase has protein sequence MAAATPPTGRSPIAPPRSGADIRSAFLAFYEQRGHRRMPSASLVPDDPTVLLTIAGMLPFKPVFLGQAERPAPRATSSQKCIRTNDIENVGRTARHHTFFEMLGNFSFGDYFKEQAIQWAWELSTEVFGLSPANLVVSVFREDHEAEAIWREVVGVNPRRIIRMDEADNFWASGPTGPCGPCSEIYYDFRPELGDDGIDLEDDSRFIEFYNLVFMQYNRDAEGSLTPLANRSIDTGMGLERMAQILQGVPNNYETDLIYPLIETAAALAGVDYRQLEQKGQTSLKVIGDHSRAITQLIGDGVSASNLGRGYILRRLLRRVVRHGRLLGIDRPFLKTMGEAAIAQMRQAYPQLDERRTVILAELEREEGRFLETLERGEKLLADVLATGPRQISGDQAFELYDTYGFPLELTQEIAEEQGLTVDLEGFEAAMEAQRQRAKAAAVSIDLTLQEAIDAVAADLEATAFRGYEALEHPSCVLALVVNGEPAERAAAGDAVQIVLDSTPFYGEGGGQVGDRGVLLGGGDQTAVDAGVIVSIEAVSRNRSVFVHSGRVERGALAVGDLVTARVDGACRRRAQANHTATHLLQAALKQVVDPDIGQAGSLVDFDRLRFDFHCPRAVTPEELERIEALINAWISEGHALVVEEMAIDQARAAGAVAMFGEKYGEVVRVVDVPGVSMELCGGTHVANTAEIGVFKIVAESGVAAGIRRIEAVAGPAVLSYLQERDAVVKALGDRFKAQPGEIVERVTALQDDLKASQKALASARQELALARSAALVTQAEAVGAAAAGDGGGEPFQLLVARLDGVEGAALQNAAQELVDQLGATAAVVLGGLPDPTDLGKVVLVAAFGAALVAAGQKAGPFIGAVAKACGGGGGGRPNLAQAGGRNGAALDGALEQARQSLRAALG, from the coding sequence ATGGCCGCTGCCACTCCCCCCACCGGTCGTTCCCCGATCGCTCCGCCCCGCAGTGGCGCCGACATCCGCTCGGCCTTTCTCGCTTTCTATGAGCAGCGCGGCCACCGGCGGATGCCGAGTGCCTCGCTGGTGCCGGACGACCCCACGGTGCTGCTCACCATCGCCGGCATGCTGCCCTTCAAGCCGGTGTTCCTGGGACAGGCGGAGCGGCCGGCACCGCGGGCCACCAGCAGCCAGAAGTGCATCCGCACCAACGACATCGAGAACGTGGGCCGCACGGCGCGCCACCACACCTTCTTCGAGATGCTGGGGAACTTCTCCTTCGGCGATTACTTCAAGGAGCAGGCGATCCAGTGGGCCTGGGAGCTCTCCACCGAGGTGTTCGGCCTCTCCCCGGCCAACCTCGTGGTGAGCGTCTTCCGGGAAGACCACGAAGCCGAGGCGATCTGGCGTGAGGTGGTGGGGGTGAACCCCAGACGGATCATCCGCATGGACGAGGCCGACAACTTCTGGGCGTCCGGTCCCACCGGCCCCTGCGGCCCCTGCTCGGAGATCTACTACGACTTCAGGCCCGAACTGGGCGATGACGGCATCGATCTGGAGGACGACAGCCGCTTCATCGAGTTCTACAACCTGGTGTTCATGCAGTACAACCGCGACGCGGAGGGCAGCCTCACGCCGCTGGCGAACCGCAGCATCGACACCGGCATGGGCCTCGAGCGCATGGCCCAGATCCTCCAGGGCGTTCCCAACAACTACGAGACCGATCTGATCTACCCGCTGATTGAAACCGCCGCAGCTCTGGCGGGCGTGGACTACCGCCAGCTGGAGCAGAAGGGCCAGACGAGCCTGAAGGTGATCGGCGACCACAGCCGCGCCATCACCCAGCTGATCGGCGATGGGGTGAGCGCCAGCAACCTCGGCCGCGGCTACATCCTGCGGCGGCTGCTGCGCCGGGTGGTGCGCCACGGCCGGCTGCTGGGCATCGACCGACCCTTCCTCAAGACGATGGGGGAGGCCGCGATCGCCCAGATGCGCCAGGCCTATCCACAGCTCGACGAGCGCCGCACCGTGATCCTGGCGGAGCTGGAGCGGGAGGAGGGCCGCTTCCTCGAAACCCTGGAGCGGGGCGAGAAGCTGCTGGCCGACGTGCTGGCCACCGGCCCGCGGCAGATCAGCGGCGATCAGGCCTTCGAGCTCTACGACACCTACGGTTTCCCCCTCGAGCTCACCCAGGAGATCGCCGAGGAACAGGGCCTCACGGTGGATCTGGAGGGTTTCGAGGCCGCCATGGAGGCCCAGCGCCAGCGGGCCAAGGCCGCGGCGGTGAGCATCGACCTCACCCTGCAGGAGGCCATCGATGCGGTGGCGGCGGATCTGGAGGCCACCGCCTTCCGCGGTTACGAGGCCCTGGAGCACCCCAGCTGCGTGCTGGCCCTGGTGGTGAACGGCGAGCCCGCCGAGCGGGCCGCAGCCGGTGATGCGGTGCAGATCGTGCTCGATTCCACCCCCTTCTACGGCGAAGGCGGCGGGCAGGTGGGCGACCGCGGCGTGCTGCTCGGCGGCGGCGACCAGACGGCGGTGGATGCCGGGGTGATCGTGAGCATCGAGGCCGTGAGCCGCAACCGCAGCGTGTTCGTGCACAGCGGCCGGGTGGAGCGGGGCGCGCTGGCCGTTGGGGATCTGGTCACGGCCCGGGTGGATGGCGCCTGCCGCCGCCGGGCCCAGGCGAACCACACCGCCACCCACCTGCTGCAGGCGGCCCTCAAGCAGGTGGTGGATCCGGACATCGGCCAGGCCGGCTCGCTGGTGGACTTCGATCGCCTCCGCTTCGACTTCCACTGCCCCCGGGCTGTGACGCCGGAGGAGCTGGAGCGGATCGAGGCCCTGATCAACGCCTGGATCAGCGAGGGCCATGCCCTGGTGGTGGAGGAGATGGCGATCGATCAGGCCAGGGCCGCCGGTGCCGTGGCGATGTTCGGCGAGAAGTACGGAGAGGTGGTGCGGGTGGTGGACGTGCCGGGCGTGTCCATGGAGCTCTGCGGCGGCACCCACGTGGCCAACACCGCCGAGATCGGGGTGTTCAAGATCGTGGCCGAGAGCGGCGTGGCCGCCGGGATCCGCCGCATCGAGGCGGTGGCGGGCCCGGCGGTGCTGAGCTACCTGCAGGAGCGCGATGCGGTGGTGAAGGCCCTTGGCGATCGCTTCAAGGCCCAGCCGGGCGAGATCGTGGAGCGGGTGACGGCGCTGCAGGACGACCTGAAGGCGAGCCAGAAGGCCCTCGCATCGGCACGGCAGGAGCTGGCCCTGGCCCGCTCGGCCGCCCTGGTGACGCAGGCCGAAGCCGTGGGGGCGGCCGCTGCCGGCGATGGGGGCGGCGAGCCCTTCCAGCTGCTGGTGGCCCGTCTCGATGGCGTGGAGGGGGCGGCCCTGCAGAACGCCGCCCAGGAGCTGGTGGATCAGCTGGGCGCCACCGCCGCGGTGGTGCTGGGCGGGCTGCCGGATCCCACCGATCTGGGCAAGGTGGTTCTGGTGGCGGCCTTCGGTGCGGCCTTGGTCGCCGCCGGCCAGAAGGCTGGCCCGTTCATCGGCGCTGTGGCCAAGGCGTGCGGCGGTGGCGGCGGCGGCCGGCCCAACCTGGCCCAGGCCGGCGGACGCAACGGGGCAGCGCTGGACGGGGCCCTCGAGCAGGCCCGGCAGAGCCTGCGGGCGGCCCTGGGCTGA
- a CDS encoding SIMPL domain-containing protein — MLTPRARVLLRPLVSLPAAALLLQAGPPPAQAQAQVQLQCSGTLLEARGTAELRREASRFSFSLGLEAEAETADQALEILQGRLGAVRQELKALGVDELEVTSPNTWERGRSGRRPSAWVASLRVSGKLALERLQPLVRRVGGLPGVRLSPVSTEARPEEDRASRQQLLRAAYQDALQQARDLAGVIGLRDVRAIQVQVEGGPRPVPLRAMVAEAAPDFDPAELPAPLDRLGLQVWFCAR, encoded by the coding sequence TTGCTCACTCCACGGGCCAGGGTTCTGCTCAGGCCGCTGGTCAGCCTCCCGGCCGCGGCGCTGCTGCTCCAGGCCGGTCCGCCGCCGGCCCAGGCCCAGGCCCAGGTGCAGCTCCAGTGCAGCGGCACGCTGCTCGAGGCCCGTGGCACGGCCGAGCTGCGCCGCGAGGCCAGCCGCTTCAGCTTTTCCCTCGGTCTGGAGGCCGAGGCCGAGACGGCCGATCAGGCCCTCGAGATCCTCCAGGGGCGCCTGGGGGCTGTGCGGCAGGAGCTGAAAGCCCTGGGGGTGGACGAGCTGGAGGTGACCTCGCCGAACACCTGGGAGCGCGGCCGCAGCGGCCGCCGGCCCTCGGCCTGGGTGGCCAGCCTGCGGGTCAGCGGCAAGCTGGCCCTCGAGCGGCTGCAGCCCCTGGTGCGCCGGGTGGGCGGCCTGCCGGGTGTGCGGCTGTCGCCGGTGAGCACGGAGGCCAGGCCGGAAGAGGACCGTGCCAGCCGCCAGCAGCTGCTGCGCGCGGCCTATCAGGACGCCCTGCAGCAGGCCCGGGATCTGGCCGGCGTGATCGGGCTGCGGGACGTGCGCGCGATCCAGGTGCAGGTGGAGGGCGGTCCGCGACCGGTGCCGCTGAGGGCCATGGTGGCGGAGGCGGCTCCGGACTTCGATCCGGCGGAGCTGCCGGCGCCGCTGGACCGTCTGGGCCTGCAGGTGTGGTTCTGTGCCCGTTAG
- a CDS encoding mechanosensitive ion channel family protein, with product MAMSQLAATLALVAGLVVWRAWMVRRSRLAPVPLVLPLTALLVHLVASLTPVSLVGAVPARWLATLDLLFTGYALIRLGTWAGLQLPSGVPWWPQPPKILRDLAMLLLAAAYTVLVLRERAGVNLVGLLTTSAVLTAVVGLAAQETLKDLFAGISLQLDAPFNEGDWIEVNGSGGFVQTVTLMNTYLKTFDGSRLVVPNDTVAQATARCFTASDPVGNRFSIGLDYALPPGQACALLEQVMAQCPGVLQQPPPRAWVGAYADSAITYELLVWQRGAGELQRLEVRSTVLQHIWYALSREGQSIPYPVRELRPKRQAPPEDDPALIDAPSRARLLSGNALFRELGPEQLARLAPLTRCLRFGPGEAVVREGDPSAALFQVVRGRVEVLKASPQGGQTRLASLGPGEVFGEMGLCTGAERSATVRAEEDTVLLEVERDDLLPLVEAEPDFLSHLAHLVNRRRCELEKVTAEQAAARELGLLQRMQQLFGAVGMGRS from the coding sequence ATGGCAATGTCCCAACTGGCGGCCACCCTGGCGCTGGTGGCCGGACTGGTGGTGTGGCGAGCCTGGATGGTGCGCCGCAGCCGTCTGGCGCCGGTGCCCCTGGTGCTGCCCCTCACCGCCCTGCTGGTGCATCTGGTGGCCTCCCTCACGCCGGTGAGCCTGGTGGGGGCGGTGCCGGCCCGATGGCTGGCGACGCTCGATCTGCTGTTCACGGGCTATGCCCTGATCCGGCTGGGCACATGGGCGGGCCTGCAGCTGCCCTCCGGCGTGCCGTGGTGGCCCCAGCCTCCCAAGATCCTGCGCGATCTGGCCATGCTGCTGCTGGCGGCGGCCTACACGGTGCTGGTGCTGCGGGAGCGGGCCGGGGTGAACCTGGTGGGGCTGCTCACCACCTCCGCGGTGCTCACGGCCGTGGTGGGTCTGGCGGCCCAGGAAACCCTCAAGGATCTGTTCGCGGGGATCAGCCTGCAGCTCGATGCCCCGTTCAACGAGGGCGACTGGATCGAGGTGAACGGCAGCGGCGGCTTCGTGCAGACCGTGACCCTGATGAACACCTACCTGAAGACCTTCGATGGCAGCAGGTTGGTGGTGCCCAACGACACCGTGGCCCAGGCGACGGCGCGCTGCTTCACGGCGAGCGATCCGGTGGGGAACCGGTTCAGCATCGGTCTGGACTACGCCCTGCCCCCGGGCCAGGCCTGCGCGCTGCTGGAGCAGGTGATGGCCCAGTGCCCCGGCGTGCTGCAGCAGCCGCCACCGCGGGCCTGGGTGGGGGCCTACGCCGACAGCGCCATCACCTACGAGCTGCTGGTGTGGCAGCGGGGCGCCGGCGAACTGCAGCGCCTGGAGGTGCGCAGCACGGTGCTGCAGCACATCTGGTACGCCCTCAGCCGCGAAGGCCAGAGCATCCCCTACCCGGTGCGGGAGCTGCGCCCGAAACGCCAGGCGCCCCCGGAGGATGATCCCGCCCTGATCGACGCGCCGTCACGCGCCCGGCTGCTGTCCGGCAACGCCCTGTTCCGGGAGCTGGGACCGGAGCAGCTGGCCCGGCTGGCTCCCCTCACCCGCTGCCTGCGGTTCGGGCCCGGCGAAGCCGTGGTGCGGGAAGGGGATCCCAGCGCGGCGTTGTTCCAGGTCGTGCGGGGCCGGGTCGAGGTGCTGAAGGCCAGCCCCCAGGGCGGGCAGACCCGACTGGCCAGCCTCGGGCCTGGCGAGGTGTTCGGGGAGATGGGCCTCTGCACCGGAGCCGAGCGCTCGGCCACCGTGCGTGCCGAGGAGGACACGGTGCTGCTCGAGGTGGAGCGGGACGACCTGCTGCCGCTGGTGGAGGCGGAGCCCGACTTCCTCAGCCATCTGGCCCATCTGGTGAACCGCCGCCGCTGCGAGCTGGAGAAGGTCACCGCCGAGCAGGCTGCGGCGCGGGAGCTGGGGCTGCTGCAGCGGATGCAGCAGTTGTTCGGCGCGGTGGGGATGGGACGAAGCTGA